A single window of Populus nigra chromosome 17, ddPopNigr1.1, whole genome shotgun sequence DNA harbors:
- the LOC133677319 gene encoding LOW QUALITY PROTEIN: BTB/POZ domain-containing protein At3g08570-like (The sequence of the model RefSeq protein was modified relative to this genomic sequence to represent the inferred CDS: deleted 1 base in 1 codon) has translation MVSENLLSSSKRSPTTPNFCNSFTTRIFSDVAGDITIVVDGESFLLHKFPLVSRSGKIRKMVADAKDSNISKLELCNLPGGPHTFELAMKFCYGMNFEITTANVAHLRCAAEYLEMTEDYREENLIARTETYLNEFVVQSLERSVEVLTTCELLPPIAEEVGIPNRCIEAIAINACKEQLVSGLSHLDCNSESTELKSSCLEWWVEDLSVLRIEYYQRVICAMGSVGVRLDSIVASLMHYAQISLKGIGKSQIWNPARMKSSPNMEENDQSIIVETLVSLMPTDKSSSIPLNFLFGMLRMAIMLDAAIACRLELERRIAFRLEMVSLDDLLIPSVRSGDSLFDVDTVHRILVNFLQRVEEEENEDCGYESEGIGSPGHGSLLKVGRLIDSYLAETAPDPYLSLQKFTAMIEILPDYARVIDDGLYRAIDIYLKAHPLLSEHECKKLCKLIDCQKLSQEACNHAAQNDRLPVQMTVQVLYSEQLRLKNALSGSSGDGFLSQRISSGIPSAAMSPRDNYASLRRENRELKLEISRMRVRLSELEKEQMYMKQGMIDKSGNGKTFFTSLSKGIGRIGIFSGPGGGRHQKSGRKPRGPEGKTGRSRRHSMS, from the exons atggtgtctGAGaaccttctttcttcttcaaagaGATCACCTACTACTCCTAACTTCTGCAACTCCTTCACTACTCG TATCTTTTCAGATGTTGCAGGAGACATTACAATTGTTGTGGATGGGGAGTCTTTTCTACTGCATAAG TTTCCCCTCGTGTCTCGAAGTGGAAAGATACGGAAAATGGTTGCAGATGCAAAGGACTCAAATATTTCGAAATTGGAGCTCTGCAACTTACCCGGCGGGCCTCATACATTTGAACTTGCCATGAAATTCTGTTATGGCATGAACTTTGAGATCACAACTGCAAATGTTGCTCATCTGCGCTGCGCTGCTGAATACCTGGAAATGACTGAAGACTACCGGGAAGAAAACCTCATTGCCCGCACGGAGACTTATCTGAATGAATTTGTGGTGCAAAGTCTTGAAAGGTCTGTCGAAGTCCTTACTACATGTGAGCTGCTACCTCCCATAGCAGAGGAAGTGGGAATTCCAAACAGATGTATAGAGGCCATTGCCATCAATGCTTGCAAGGAGCAGTTGGTGTCAGGCCTGTCCCATTTAGATTGCAATAGTGAATCCACAGAACTTAAGAGTAGCTGTCTAGAGTGGTGGGTTGAGGATCTCTCGGTGCTAAGGATTGAATATTACCAAAGAGTTATCTGTGCCATGGGAAGTGTAGGAGTCCGGCTAGATAGCATTGTTGCCTCTTTAATGCATTATGCCCAGATATCATTAAAGGGTATTGGAAAATCTCAGATTTGGAATCCAGCGAGGATGAAATCAAGTCCTAACATGGAGGAAAATGATCAGAGTATCATTGTAGAAACTCTTGTAAGTCTAATGCCAACAGATAAGAGCTCTTCCATTCCATTGAATTTTCTGTTCGGGATGTTAAGGATGGCCATCATGTTGGATGCTGCTATTGCATGTAGGCTTGAGCTTGAAAGACGAATAGCTTTTAGGTTGGAAATGGTTTCACTTGATGATCTTCTTATACCATCTGTCCGGAGTGGGGATTCATTATTTGATGTCGATACTGTCCATCGGATACTAGTAAATTTTCTGCAGCGTgttgaggaagaagaaaatgaagattgTGGGTATGAATCTGAAGGCATTGGATCTCCTGGCCATGGTTCGTTATTGAAAGTTGGAAGGCTTATCGATTCATATCTCGCAGAAACTGCTCCTGATCCATATTTGAGTTTGCAGAAATTCACTGCCATGATTGAGATACTCCCTGATTATGCTCGAGTGATTGATGATGGGCTTTATCGAGCAATTGACATATATTTGAAG GCTCATCCATTGCTATCTGAGCATGAATGTAAGAAGCTTTGCAAGTTGATAGACTGCCAAAAGCTATCACAAGAAGCGTGCAATCATGCTGCACAGAATGATCGTCTTCCAGTGCAGATGACAGTTCAAGTTCTCTACTCTGAGCAGCTACGTTTAAAGAATGCCTTGTCTGGAAGCTCAGGAGACGGGTTCCTATCACAGAGAATCAGCAGTGGCATACCCAGCGCAGCGATGTCGCCTCGAGATAATTATGCTTCTTTGCGGAGGGAAAACCGAGAACTAAAGCTTGAGATATCAAGAATGCGGGTGAGACTGAGTGAGTTGGAGAAGGAGCAGATGTACATGAAACAA GGGATGATTGACAAGTCAGGAAATGGAAAAACTTTCTTCACCTCACTATCGAAGGGAATCGGAAGGATTGGCATTTTTAGCGGCCCAGGAGGAGGGCGGCACCAAAAATCTGGTAGAAAGCCTCGCGGGCCAGAGGGGAAAACTGGCAGGAGTCGCCGGCATTCCATGTCCTAG
- the LOC133677321 gene encoding V-type proton ATPase subunit E2-like isoform X2 has product MNDADVSRQIQQMARFIRQEAEEKANEISVSAEEEFNIEKLQILEAEKKRIRQEFERKTKQVDIRRKIEYSMQLNASRIKVLQAQDDIVNSMKESASKQLLRVSNNKKEYKKLLKDLIVQSLIRLKEPAVLLRCREVDRKIVESVLEDASRLYAEKTKVHAPDVTIDTTVYLPPPPKSSDSHDPFCSGGVVMASKDGKIVFENTLDARLDVAFGKKLPEIRKQLLGKLGA; this is encoded by the exons ATGAACGATGCAGATGTGTCAAGGCAGATACAGCAAATGGCCAGATTCATCCGTCAAGAGGCGGAGGAGAAGGCCAACGAGATTTCTGTCTCCGCCGAGGAG GAATTTAACATTGAGAAGCTGCAAATCCTGGaagctgaaaagaaaaggatcagACAAGAATTCGAACGGAAGACTAAGCAAGTTGATATACGGAGGAAGAT CGAGTACTCGATGCAGCTGAATGCGTCGCGTATAAAAGTTCTTCAAGCACAGGATGATATTGTGAATTCCATGAAAGAATCTGCTAGCAAGCAACTTCTGCGTGTTTCGAACAACAAGAAGGAATACAAGAAGCTTCTCAAGGATTTGATTGTTCAG AGTTTAATCCGACTGAAGGAGCCAGCAGTTCTGCTCCGATGCAGAGAGGTTGACCGTAAGATTGTCGAGTCGGTTCTGGAGGATGCAAGCCGCTTATATGCAGAGAAAACCAAAGTACATGCTCCTGATGTTACCATTGATACCACTGTTTACCTTCCGCCACCTCCGAAATCTTCGGACTCTCACGATCCTTTTTG TTCCGGCGGAGTGGTAATGGCCTCAAAAGATGGGAAGATAGTTTTTGAGAACACTTTGGATGCAAGATTGGATGTTGCCTTCGGAAAGAAACTGCCAGAG ATCCGAAAGCAGCTTCTTGGAAAATTAGGAGCATGA
- the LOC133677321 gene encoding V-type proton ATPase subunit E2-like isoform X1, whose product MNDADVSRQIQQMARFIRQEAEEKANEISVSAEEEFNIEKLQILEAEKKRIRQEFERKTKQVDIRRKIEYSMQLNASRIKVLQAQDDIVNSMKESASKQLLRVSNNKKEYKKLLKDLIVQSLIRLKEPAVLLRCREVDRKIVESVLEDASRLYAEKTKVHAPDVTIDTTVYLPPPPKSSDSHDPFCSGGVVMASKDGKIVFENTLDARLDVAFGKKLPEVSFRLPTQQKIRKQLLGKLGA is encoded by the exons ATGAACGATGCAGATGTGTCAAGGCAGATACAGCAAATGGCCAGATTCATCCGTCAAGAGGCGGAGGAGAAGGCCAACGAGATTTCTGTCTCCGCCGAGGAG GAATTTAACATTGAGAAGCTGCAAATCCTGGaagctgaaaagaaaaggatcagACAAGAATTCGAACGGAAGACTAAGCAAGTTGATATACGGAGGAAGAT CGAGTACTCGATGCAGCTGAATGCGTCGCGTATAAAAGTTCTTCAAGCACAGGATGATATTGTGAATTCCATGAAAGAATCTGCTAGCAAGCAACTTCTGCGTGTTTCGAACAACAAGAAGGAATACAAGAAGCTTCTCAAGGATTTGATTGTTCAG AGTTTAATCCGACTGAAGGAGCCAGCAGTTCTGCTCCGATGCAGAGAGGTTGACCGTAAGATTGTCGAGTCGGTTCTGGAGGATGCAAGCCGCTTATATGCAGAGAAAACCAAAGTACATGCTCCTGATGTTACCATTGATACCACTGTTTACCTTCCGCCACCTCCGAAATCTTCGGACTCTCACGATCCTTTTTG TTCCGGCGGAGTGGTAATGGCCTCAAAAGATGGGAAGATAGTTTTTGAGAACACTTTGGATGCAAGATTGGATGTTGCCTTCGGAAAGAAACTGCCAGAGGTAAGTTTTCGCTTACCAACTCAACAAAAG ATCCGAAAGCAGCTTCTTGGAAAATTAGGAGCATGA
- the LOC133677320 gene encoding acid phosphatase 1-like, which produces MIKEMVHRLRETLLFLFLAIFSKATGVKAYSRGGVIQESAAYCLSWRLAVEANNVRAWRTVPSQCLRYVETYMLGGQYDRDLDLIVDQILSYVNEIVPSSDGMDAWILDVDDTCISNVFYYRGKRYGCDPYDPAGFRAWALKGGCPAIPAVLGLFDYLVQSGFKVFLVTGRDQEALGQVTIDNLHIQGFIGYERIILRTAEFIRQSAVAYKSEIRRQLEKEGYRIWGNVGDQWSDLQGECIGNRTFKLPNPMYFVP; this is translated from the exons ATGATTAAAGAAATGGTGCACAGATTACGGGAGACGTTGTTATTTTTGTTCCTAGCGATCTTTTCCAAGGCTACTGGGGTTAAGGCTTATTCGCGCGGCGGTGTGATACAGGAAAGTGCTGCCTATTGCCTGAGCTGGAGGTTGGCTGTGGAGGCTAACAATGTGCGTGCGTGGCGCACGGTCCCTTCTCAATGCTTGCGATACGTTGAAACTTACATGCTTGGAGGACAGTATGACAGGGACCTTGACTTGATTGTGGACCAAATCTTGAGTTATGTGAATGAGATAGTTCCTTCTAGTGATGGCATGGACGCTTGGATCCTAGATGTTGATGACACCTGCATCTCCAATGTCTTCTACTACAGAGGAAAGAGATATGG GTGTGATCCATACGATCCAGCTGGTTTCAGGGCATGGGCATTAAAGGGAGGATGTCCAGCAATTCCTGCTGTTCTTGGATTGTTTGACTACCTAGTTCAAAGTGGTTTTAAAGTATTCCTAGTCACTGGCAGAGACCAAGAAGCTCTTGGCCAAGTCACAATTGATAATCTGCATATTCAGGGTTTCATCGGCTACGAGAGAATAATCTTGAG GACAGCAGAATTCATAAGACAAAGCGCAGTGGCATACAAGTCAGAAATAAGAAGGCAATTAGAAAAGGAAGGGTACAGAATATGGGGGAATGTGGGTGATCAATGGAGTGATCTTCAGGGAGAATGTATAGGAAACCGGACATTCAAGCTACCAAATCCAATGTATTTTGTTCCCTGA
- the LOC133676840 gene encoding proteasome subunit alpha type-6-like, which translates to MSRGSGAGYDRHITIFSPEGRLFQVEYAFKAVKAASTTSIGVRGSDSVCVVTQKKVPDKLLDQTSVTHLFPITKFLGLLATGITADARNLVQQARNEAAEFRFRYGYEMPVDALARWIADKSQVYTQHAYMRPLGVVAMILGIDEENGPQLYKCDPAGHFYGHKATSAGLKEQEAINFLEKKMKNDPALSYEETVQTAISALQSVLQEDFKATEIEVGVVRTGDCVFRVLSTEEIDEHLTAISERD; encoded by the exons atgagCAGAGGAAGCGGAGCTGGATATGATCGGCATATCACCATATTCTCCCCTGAAGGCCGCCTCTTTCAAGTCG AGTATGCGTTCAAGGCAGTGAAGGCAGCTTCCACCACTTCCATTGGAGTTCGTGGCAGCGATTCTGTATGTGTTGTTACTCAAAAGAAGGTTCCG GACAAGCTTTTGGATCAGACTAGTGTTACTCACCTTTTCCCTATTACCAAGTTCCTTGGATTACTGGCCACCGGCATTACTG ctgATGCAAGGAATTTAGTGCAACAAGCAAGGAATGAAGCGGCGGAGTTTAGGTTTAGATATGGGTATGAAATGCCTGTGGATGCATTAGCCAGATG GATAGCAGACAAATCGCAAGTTTATACACAGCATGCATATATGAGACCTCTTGGAGTAG TTGCTATGATTTTGGGTATTGATGAAGAGAACGGGCCTCAGCTTTACAAGTGTGATCCAGCTGGCCACTTTTATGGTCACAAG GCTACAAGTGCTGGATTGAAAGAACAAGAGGCTATCAATTTcctggaaaagaaaatgaaaaatgaccCTGCTCTCTCCTATGAGGAAACTGTGCAG ACTGCTATTTCTGCTCTGCAATCTGTTCTCCAAGAGGATTTCAAGGCAACTGAGATAGAG GTGGGAGTTGTGAGAACTGGTGACTGTGTTTTTAGAGTGCTGTCCACCGAGGAAATTGATGAACATTTAACTGCTATCAGTGAACGTGATTGA